From the genome of Aspergillus fumigatus Af293 chromosome 1, whole genome shotgun sequence, one region includes:
- a CDS encoding 6-phosphogluconolactonase: MTGTSPNLYSLPNTDALAPHLRAYVLRCQNSAINRHNTFRVAVSGGSLPAVLAKALLAPSNGSPEDTVRFDKWDVFFADERAVPLDHPDSNYRLLKDELLSKIPAEMGTPKVHPIDADHVNDDTQELADLYQEELMRSFAAKDSVKLPVFDLILLGCGPDGHTCSLFPGHKLLREKDAWVAAETNSPKPPPKRITLTLPVVTHAVSIAFVATGAGKKEILKQIFDAEEGRELPSALVNQGAGEKVSWFTDHAAVDGVSFPRRGSL; encoded by the coding sequence ATGACCGGCACATCCCCGAATCTCTACAGCCTTCCCAACACCGACGCTTTGGCCCCGCACTTGAGGGCCTATGTGCTCCGGTGTCAGAACTCCGCCATCAATCGCCATAACACGTTCCGTGTCGCTGTATCAGGCGGTTCTCTACCAGCAGTTCTTGCCAAGGCTCTTCTTGCACCTTCAAACGGTTCTCCCGAGGACACTGTGCGGTTCGACAAATGGGACGTTTTCTTCGCCGACGAACGTGCTGTCCCTCTTGACCACCCTGATAGCAACTACCGCCTGCTCAAGGATGAGCTTCTAAGCAAGATCCCCGCCGAAATGGGCACTCCTAAAGTGCATCCCATCGACGCCGACCATGTCAACGATGATACGCAGGAGCTTGCCGACCTGTATCAGGAGGAATTGATGCGCTCGTTCGCGGCCAAGGACAGCGTCAAGCTACCTGTCTTTGATCTTATTCTTTTGGGTTGTGGTCCCGACGGTCACACCTGCAGTCTCTTTCCCGGCCATAAACTGTTGCGAGAGAAGGATGCCTGGGTGGCCGCGGAGACAAACTCTCCCAAGCCCCCACCGAAGCGCATAACTCTCACATTGCCTGTCGTCACACATGCCGTTAGTATTGCTTTCGTCGCCACTGGAgcgggaaagaaggagatcctAAAGCAGATTTTCGATGCGGAGGAGGGACGGGAACTGCCCTCGGCGCTCGTCAACCAAGGTGCTGGGGAAAAAGTGAGCTGGTTCACCGATCATGCTGCCGTTGATGGGGTCTCCTTCCCCAGACGTGGAAGCTTGTAG
- a CDS encoding TBC domain-containing protein, translating into MSQPTQAQLDLAALVGSSSPRTMRALRKIQSHQILSSKTSAFSGPTSHLSTARSSVNAEAQQAHLDSPVRLRHRRARSNSDAGSGERPILQAQKRSGRKTGSGFGIKRSVLETLLRDGPQNGDVEDALKELRYLVLSTRVEADGDGMSTYRVYLWLTLLNIPPLPTDEYLSLIHRGRSPAYTKIRNDTFRTLATDPLFKRRVTEASLIRLLNATAWKIHDAKAKKRSKSRLSTSRRREMELLINTPPSIAEEEPTDDHANFTATPSSEAITSESAIYVQGMNVLCAPFLYVARSEVEAFALFHYFMTSECPGYIRGAMDGVHRGLRLVDRCLEIVEPKLAAYLFSKGMQAELYAFPSVLTLCACTPPLPEVLHLWDFLFAYGPHLNILCIVAQLIRMRDTILDSPSPNKILRSFPPLDAKEIIALTVLIVRKIPDALYAELIDHAK; encoded by the exons ATGTCCCAGCCAACACAAGCCCAGCTGGATCTCGCCGCTCTTGTTGGCTCTTCTTCGCCCCGGACAATGCGAGCTTTACGGAAGATCCAATCGCATCAGATTCTTTCGTCGAAAACTTCTGCGTTTAGCGGTCCAACATCGCATCTTTCCACAGCGCGCTCGTCCGTCAACGCCGAGGCGCAACAGGCACATTTGGATTCCCCTGTTCGGCTGCGGCACCGGCGAGCTAGGTCAAATAGTGACGCTGGCTCTGGAGAACGACCCATCTTGCAGGCTCAGAAACGATCGGGAAGGAAGACAGGTTCTGGGTTTGGGATCAAGAGATCCGTCTTGGAGACCCTGTTACGGGATGGGCCGCAGAATGGGGACGTCGAGGATGCACTGAAGGAGCTGAGATACCTTGTTCTGTCGACACGGGTGGAAGCAGACGGTGATGGCATG TCGACATATCGCGTTTACCTATGGCTCACACTACTTAATATCCCTCCCCTGCCAACCGACGAATACCTCTCACTCATTCATCGTGGTCGTTCGCCGGCCTATACCAAGATCCGCAACGACACATTTCGGACCTTAGCAACCGACCCCTTGTTCAAGCGACGTGTCACTGAAGCCAGCCTGATCCGACTACTCAACGCCACAGCATGGAAGATTCACGATGCGAAGGCCAAAAAGCGATCAAAATCGCGCCTATCGACGTCCCGCAGGCGGGAAATGGAACTTTTGATCAACACACCACCGAGCATCGCAGAAGAGGAGCCAACAGACGACCATGCCAACTTCACGGCAACACCCAGCAGTGAAGCCATAACCAGCGAGTCGGCGATCTATGTGCAGGGCATGAACGTTCTCTGCGCGCCCTTTCTCTACGTGGCACGCAGCGAAGTCGAGGCCTTTGCATTGTTCCACTATTTCATGACCAGTGAATGCCCAGGCTATATCCGTGGTGCCATGGACGGCGTCCACCGGGGTCTGCGGCTGGTCGATCGATGCCTCGAGATTGTCGAGCCGAAGCTCGCTGCCtatctcttctccaaggGGATGCAAGCAGAGCTCTACGCCTTCCCATCTGTTCTGACACTGTGCGCCTGCACGCCCCCACTGCCTGAGGTGCTCCACCTGTGGGATTTCTTGTTCGCATATGGCCCACATCTGAATATTCTATGCATCGTTGCGCAGCTGATCCGGATGAGGGATACCATTCTCGATAGTCCAAG CCCAAACAAGATTCTTCGGTCCTTCCCGCCACTAGATGCAAAGGAAATCATTGCCCTGACCGTCCTTATTGTGCGGAAGATTCCTGATGCTCTCTATGCGGAGCTCATCGATCATGCTAAGTAG
- a CDS encoding FAD-dependent oxidoreductase, whose amino-acid sequence MGKSIIIVGGGMCGLASAIAISKAIFPSQSNLTITVYELRSVPSTLGGPVNLTPKALRCLDMLGVLDELKQAKAGCEVDTIQILSLRTGKEVGTIDYTGPEGTGFGGYKGWRVMRYDLLQAMLRVIARLPAVKIEYGKKLVRVEERPGATAVSVYFEDGTSATGDMVLGCDGIHSAVRWLHIQPDRKPTYSGVAAAYGFVEAKGVLGETGKPFFKDTALLMSRYGSVMTTFCDHARELVYVVVLMRTEEQGSREGWKLLEKDQEMVRKEGRRITQQSAIPDAEKFIEAVEDWTFYPIYLLPPNGQWATDRVLLLGDAAHAMPPKGESIGHALEDAIKFAEVLSRYGVDDPKASFRFFEDIQRKKVEAAHQAAVRGWMPAHDMGAVFSRVFEWITPLFLWWMTKEQQQDFLEDPTDIPFPDRDESARL is encoded by the exons ATGGGGaaaagcatcatcatcgtcggcgggGGCATGTGCGGCCTTGCGTCcgccatcgccatctcaAAGGCGATCTTCCCATCTCAAAGTAACCTGACTATCACAGTCTACGAGCTTCGCAGCGTCCCCAGCACCCTCGGCGGGCCGGTAAATCTCACCCCGAAGGCCCTCCGATGTCTGGACATGCTCGGCGTCTTGGACGAGTTAAAGCAGGCGAAGGCCGGCTGCGAGGTCGACACCATCCAGATTCTGTCCCTGCGGACGGGCAAGGAGGTCGGGACGATCGACTATACTGGTCCCGAGGGGACCGGGTTTGGCGGGTACAAGGGCTGGCGGGTGATGCGGTACGATCTCCTGCAAGCGATGCTGCGGGTGATTGCGCGGCTACCGGCCGTGAAGATCGAGTATGGCAAGAAGCTGGTGAGGGTCGAGGAGCGCCCCGGTGCGACTGCAGTGAGCGTCTACTTTGAGGATGGCACGAGCGCCACGGGGGATATGGTGCTGGGCTGCGATGGGATCCATTCTGCTGTGCGGTGGTTACATATACAGCCGGATCGGAAGCCCACGTACTCTGGGGTAGCGGCGGCGTATGGCTTTGTCGAGGCGAAGGGTGTGCTTGGGGAGACCGGCAAGCCTTTTTTCAAGGACACAGCGCTGCTGATGTCGCGGTATGGGTCTGTCATGACGACCTTCTGCGACCATGCTCGGGAGCTCGTCTACGTGGTTGTGCTGATGCGGACGGAGGAGCAAGGGTCCCGCGAAGGGTGgaagttgctggagaaggaccAGGAGATGGTCCGGAAGGAAGGGAGGAGGATCACACAGCAGTCGGCTATTCCTGACGCTGAGAAATTCATCGAGGCTGTGGAGGACTGGACGTTTTATCCGATCTACCTGCTCCCGCCGAACGGGCAGTGGGCCACAGATCGGGTGCTACTTCTGGGAGACGCTGCCCATGCG ATGCCTCCAAAAGGCGAGAGCATCGGTCATGCGCTCGAAGATGCGATCAAATTCGCCGAGGTCCTCTCGCGGTACGGGGTAGATGACCCCAAGGCcagcttccgcttcttcgaaGACATTCAGCGAAAGAAAGTGGAAGCCGCTCACCAGGCGGCTGTTAGAGGCTGGATGCCGGCCCATGACATGGGCGCGGTGTTTTCTAGGGTATTCGAGTGGATCACTCCATTGTTCTTGTGGTGGATGACGAAGGAACAGCAGCAAGACTTTCTGGAAGATCCCACAGACATCCCATTTCCAGATCGTGACGAGTCTGCAAGATTGTGA
- a CDS encoding RNA-binding protein — translation MPSRDRGRARARASDEEFVLFLQGIPAHCRWQELKDMVRQTALHIRQAVVYDDQHGFPTGLGQIIVKNEDEAWRTYHRLSTNGWDGQSLVVTLARTSSPTRPVAGPTKSPSCVIPPAYVAGYSTPPRVAQNLAIPPSPISPDTPLVSMTPAAAPAPAYQGQGPEYAPVINPVAMPPPPPPYLQPFIPIFTDQLPSIPHSPSLAHSFCDTLAFAMLPTYPIPPLHLPHPGHSFTNTNGNNSNTNPRPRTTFHPRKPSSSDQTQQNPRFSPRRTIFIQNLSPTTTPHDLTLFLQDAGTIEQCEMPLNPDTGRCKGFARVTFRSADEAKRAISLYNTAFFLGAKIRVKIDRSGYFPSGQSQGYPARDGYYLPNRPNQPERKSVENDITPAPGTVDRKSSGPQRVTERDRCQPLVVNGSGLGNKTAVAI, via the exons ATGCCTTCGCGCGACAGAGGACGAGCTCGAGCTCGAGCTTCAGATGAAGAGTTCGTTCTATTTCTGCAGGGC ATCCCAGCCCACTGCCGCTGGCAAGAGCTCAAAGACATGGTACGCCAGACAGCCCTGCATATCCGACAGGCGGTCGTATACGACGACCAGCACGGGTTTCCAACTGGTTTGGGGCAAATCATCGTGAAGaacgaagatgaagcatGGCGCACATACC ATAGACTCTCCACCAACGGATGGGATGGACAGAGTCTCGTCGTCACTCTGGCTCGAACGAGCTCACCTACAAGGCCTGTTGCCGGTCCCACAAAAAGCCCCAGCTGTGTGATTCCCCCGGCATATGTGGCAGGCTACTCGACTCCCCCTCGAGTTGCGCAGAACTTGGCCATCCCTCCTTCACCAATCTCCCCAGA CACCCCCCTCGTCTCAATGACTCCAGCTGCAGCGCCAGCCCCAGCTTACCAGGGCCAGGGCCCAGAGTATGCACCAGTCATCAACCCAGTGGCCATgccccctcctccaccccccTATCTCCAACCcttcatccccatcttcaCCGACCAACTGCCGAGCATCCCCCACTCACCATCCCTGGCCCACTCTTTCTGCGACACTCTCGCCTTCGCCATGCTCCCCACATACCCTATTCCTCCGCTACACCTTCCTCACCCCGGCCACTccttcaccaacaccaacggcaacaacagcaacaccaACCCCCGACCAAGAACCACCTTCCACCCACGCAAACCCTCAAGCAGCGACCAAACCCAACAAAATCCTCGCTTCAGCCCCCGCCGCACAATCTTCATCCAAAACCTTAGCCCAACAACCACCCCGCACGACCTGaccctcttcctccaagaTGCCGGCACAATCGAGCAGTGCGAGATGCCATTAAACCCGGACACAGGTCGCTGCAAGGGCTTCGCGCGCGTTACTTTCCGCTCGGCTGACGAGGCAAAGCGCGCCATCTCGCTCTACAACACGGCGTTTTTTCTTGGCGCGAAGATCAGGGTTAAGATTGATCGGAGTGGGTATTTTCCTTCGGGTCAGAGCCAGGGTTATCCGGCGAGGGATGGGTATTACCTACCAAATAGACCCAACCAGCCTGAGAGGAAGTCGGTTGAGAACGATATAACCCCTGCGCCGGGGACGGTGGACAGGAAGAGTAGTGGGCCGCAGAGGGTGACGGAAAGGGATAGATGCCAGCCGCTTGTAGTGAATGGGTCCGGGCTGGGAAACAAGACGGCGGTGGCGATTTGA
- a CDS encoding pyridoxal kinase: MQLLGCDVAALNTVHFSNHTGYRQFKGTRSTAQEIRDLYEGLCQSHLTDFDVMLSGYAPSAAAVEAIGAIGLDLQRKAESNPGSFFWGMRNPILVELPANGERSTVLDPVMGDQGRLYVNDDVVPEYKKIIHHADLILPNQFEAEVLSGIKITSLSTLAEAITAIHATYSIPHVIITSVRISLFSSSPEATTDSLTVIGSTIKSDGSPRLFRVDVPALDCFFSGTGDMFAALTVARLREAVFAADSTLRSTKSWVSPDDVKATDLPLAKATVKVLASMHSVLERTLEARDAELRAAASAEETEPGLSEEEKQKREYLRRTKAAEVRVVRNGRFLREPDVEFQAQEWKKEDLPEGLQ, translated from the exons ATGCAGTTGTTAGGGTGCGATGTTGCCGCCCTGAATACTGTCCATTTCA GCAACCACACTGGCTACAGGCAGTTTAAAGGCACACGGTCAACAGCTCAAGAGATTAGAGACCTATATGAGGGTCTCTGCCAGAGCCATCTCACGGATTTTGATGTCATGTTGTCGGGTTATGCCCCCAGTGCTGCGGCAGTAGAGGCAATAGGGGCTATCGGCTTAGATCTGCAGCGCAAGGCCGAGTCAAATCCTGGCTCATTCTTTTGGGGTATGCGCAATCCTATCCTCGTCGAGCTGCCCGCTAACGGTGAACGGAGCACAGTCCTAGACCCTGTTATGGGCGACCAGGGCCGGCTATATGTCAACGATGATGTAGTGCCCGAATATAAAAAGATCATCCACCACGCTGATCTGATTCTCCCCAACCAATTCGAAGCCGA AGTCCTCTCCGGAATCAAGATCACCTCCCTCAGCACCCTCGCCGAGGCCATCACTGCCATCCACGCCACCTACTCCATCCCccatgtcatcatcacctcTGTCCGCATCTCCCTGTTCTCGTCATCCCCAGAAGCGACCACCGACAGCCTAACCGTTATCGGCTCCACCATCAAATCCGACGGCTCCCCTCGGCTCTTCCGCGTTGACGTCCCCGCCCTcgactgcttcttcagcggAACAGGCGACATGTTCGCAGCCCTGACGGTCGCCCGGCTCCGCGAGGCTGTGTTCGCCGCCGACTCCACCCTCCGCTCGACTAAATCGTGGGTTTCCCCGGATGACGTCAAAGCCACTGATCTACCGCTTGCCAAGGCCACCGTGAAGGTTCTGGCGAGCATGCACAGTGTCTTGGAAAGGACCCTGGAAGCGCGCGATGCGGAGCTCCGGGCCGCTGCGTCTGCGGAAGAGACTGAACCGGGCTTgagtgaggaggagaagcagaagagggaGTACTTGCGGCGGACGAAAGCCGCCGAGGTGAGGGTTGTGCGAAACGGGCGGTTCCTGCGGGAGCCGGATGTGGAGTTCCAGGCGCAGGAATGGAAAAAGGAAGATCTGCCTGAGGGGCTTCAATAG
- a CDS encoding AFI1/MesA family protein, with the protein MATTLPFRPSDDAAHSFPSVLNPSKSNGLPRLSPSPSVIKNRSPSSSRSLRRPSGDHLAAPRASRPRRCKSQYPLDSSERHVEYILVASFHIDRGPIMEHQYPAPISGDESMLAELMLPDQTHVRSQDWTIFFLHKDTSAEGEDEDSTTAKKKRRKRARAEQNPNDESQDEDTDALTEESSDEEDDGGEGPPLMYVLNLVNTKQDNTVRRGAVVKAMAICTRHSFLHIYKPLLLLALEDYFKSPYPETLATLYNAVNEMDLSLMPKLSLLERQILQASNAKDMFIEKFEQMIQQRLIEEGEPVEDSPPSPKKPAPRYALPRDTHEFESRVIYNDIPIPVKVPTVIWPEIVGDFSLIKLIQTFSTVHATAPQAFPLHPHLTTNGSYTHPIIVLVNAMLTQKRVIFLGHNRPSGEVAEAVLAACALASGGILRGFTRHAFPYTDLTKIDDLLKVPGFIAGVTNPTFANHPEWWDLLCDLPTGRMKISSHIEPAPVTEGLLYFQQSSFLQNYTPSAHPDPTGDNAFMEDVQRSITNRHGENAIRAKWRAYITKFTRVAAAFEETVYGASNLYIIGPNEELSPESPSGVQADPLDPTTLRGHGYVWPDEATKQRELIASVSRIEGWRTTRSYYSFIQDIAAMYYPARPIQKPDLHHHHDRLRTLRLSHADAGAIYLAFSKAVKDYAGICQLLTVTPESQAGLFYISMGLFHPDQTVREATADLLDRIAAHPAGRHFWAQLSRFNKLAYFRVRRERDAAQSPVSGTGSSPGAPQSLIGIATGNASRRS; encoded by the exons ATGGCTACCACTCTTCCGTTCCGACCATCCGACGATGCTGCACATTCATTTCCTTCCGTATTGAATCCCTCGAAGTCCAATGGACTGCCCCGATTGTCTCCATCCCCATCGGTCATCAAGAACAGATCTCCCAGCAGCTCAAGATCTTTGCGTCGGCCCTCCGGAGATCATCTCGCTGCTCCTCGTGCCTCCAGACCCCGACGATGCAAGTCACAATACCCTTTAGACTCATCGGAGCGCCATGTCGAGTACATCCTTGTCGCGTCTTTCCACATTGACCGGGGTCCGATCATGGAACATCAGTACCCGGCGCCCATTAGCGGAGATGAGAGCATGCTCGCGGAATTGATGCTGCCAGACCAGACACATGTACGGAGCCAGGACTGGACCATTTTTTTCTTACACAAAGACACCAGtgcggagggggaggatgaggacTCAACGACAGCAAAGAAAAAACGGCGGAAGAGGGCAAGGGCAGAGCAGAACCCAAACGATGAGAGCCAGGACGAAGATACTGATGCTCTCACGGAAGAGAgcagcgacgaggaagacgatggtGGTGAGGGGCCACCGTTGATGTACGTGCTTAATCTTGTGAATACGAAGCAAGATAACACAGTCAGACG AGGTGCGGTCGTCAAGGCGATGGCCATCTGTACACGTCATTCATTCCTTCATATCTACAAG CCCTTGCTATTACTGGCGCTGGAGGACTATTTCAAGTCGCCGTACCCCGAGACTCTAGCGACGCTGTACAACGCCGTCAATGAGATGGATCTGTCATTGATGCCCAAGCTTTCGCTCCTAGAACGACAGATTCTGCAGGCTAGTAATGCGAAGGACATGTTCATCGAAAAATTCGAGCAGATGATCCAGCAGCGACTGATCGAGGAGGGAGAGCCTGTGGAAGATTCCCCACCATCACCCAAAAAGCCCGCCCCTCGGTATGCGCTTCCCCGCGACACCCACGAGTTCGAATCGCGAGTCATTTACAATGACATTCCCATCCCTGTCAAAGTGCCAACTGTTATATGGCCTGAGATTGTGGGAGACTTCTCTCTCATCAAGCTCATCCAGACGTTCTCTACTGTTCATGCCACAGCGCCTCAGGCCTTTCCGCTTCACCCGCACTTGACCACCAACGGTTCCTATACGCACCCGATCATCGTTCTTGTCAACGCCATGCTCACCCAGAAACGGGTGATCTTCTTGGGCCACAATCGGCCCTCGGGCGAAGTAGCAGAGGCAGTTCTGGCTGCGTGCGCTCTTGCATCCGGTGGGATCTTGCGTGGCTTCACGAGGCATGCCTTTCCCTATACCGACTTGACGAAGATCGATGATCTGCTGAAAGTTCCTGGGTTTATCGCTGGAGTAACTAATCCCACGTTCGCAAATCATCCCGAATGGTGGGACCTCCTGTGCGACCTTCCCACCGGCAGGATGAAAATCAGCAGCCACATCGAGCCCGCCCCGGTTACGGAGGGTCTACTGTATTTTCAACAGAGCTCTTTCCTCCAAAACTACACGCCGAGTGCCCATCCGGATCCCACCGGCGACAACGCCTTCATGGAAGACGTTCAACGGAGTATCACGAACCGTCACGGAGAGAATGCGATTCGTGCAAAATGGCGCGCATACATTACCAAATTTACGCGCGTCGCGGCTGCGTTTGAGGAGACCGTGTACGGAGCGTCGAATCTCTACATCATCGGGCCGAACGAGGAGCTATCTCCGGAGAGCCCGAGTGGCGTCCAAGCCGACCCCCTGGACCCCACAACGCTACGTGGCCATGGCTATGTGTGGCCCGACGAGGCAACGAAGCAGCGAGAATTGATCGCCTCTGTGTCGCGAATCGAAGGCTGGCGCACGACACGGTCCTACTACTCGTTTATACAGGACATCGCGGCCATGTACTACCCCGCAAGACCAATCCAGAAACCTGACCTGCACCATCACCATGATCGACTGCGCACTTTGCGGCTATCTCATGCTGACGCTGGAGCTATTTACCTTGCCTTTTCCAAAGCTGTCAAGGACTACGCAGGCATATGCCAGCTGCTGACGGTGACGCCAGAAAGCCAAGCCGGGCTGTTCTACATCAGCATGGGTCTTTTCCATCCTGATCAAACGGTTCGTGAAGCAACCGCCGATCTTCTAGATCGAATAGCTGCTCACCCCGCCGGCCGACACTTCTGGGCCCAACTTAGCCGCTTCAATAAACTGGCATACTTCCGAGTCCGACGCGAGAGGGATGCAGCGCAAAGTCCTGTATCAGGGACAGGGTCGAGCCCGGGGGCGCCGCAATCTCTCATTGGAATTGCCACCGGCAACGCCTCAAGGCGAAGCTGA
- a CDS encoding phosphotransferase family protein, which translates to MAGAVRQPIDIPSLERYLDQNVPIIKTPIDVKQFGFGQSNPTYLITGSDKQQYVLRKKPPGKLLSKTAHQVEREYKIIHALEKTDVPVPKAYCLCEDSNVIGTPFYIMEFLDGRIFTDPAIPGVSAEERTALWRDAVRTLAKFHRVVPKSVGLERFGKPSGYYDRQIATFTAVSNAQAQAVDVETKKPVGELPHFMDMVRFFSNKATQPLDRGTLVHGDYKIDNMIFHKTEPRVIGILDWEMATVGHPLSDFCNLTSPYFLDGTDHKTEQFQPGVVPGLPRREDCLRWYREVAGWDPTPDIPWGDAFFSWRSSVIMQGIAARYALRQASSARAQEYAQKTGPFALEAWERVKKVQEQVRQKGKL; encoded by the exons ATGGCTGGAGCTGTCCGCCAACCGATTGATATCCCGTCGCTGGAGCGATACCTCGATCAGAACGTGCCTATCATCAAGACGCCAATTGATGTGAAACAA TTTGGCTTCGGGCAATCCAATCCCACGTACCTAATTACCGGCTCCGACAAACAACAATATGTCCTACGAAAGAAACCTCCGGGCAAGCTCCTGTCCAAAACGGCGCACCAAGTCGAACGAGAATACAAGATCATCCACGCATTAGAGAAGACCGACGTCCCTGTTCCCAAAGCATACTGTCTATGCGAGGATAGCAATGTGATCGGCACCCCGTTCTACATCATGGAGTTCCTGGACGGCCGGATATTCACAGATCCTGCCATCCCCGGCGTAAGCGCGGAAGAGCGAACCGCACT ATGGCGCGATGCAGTTCGCACATTAGCCAAGTTCCATCGGGTTGTCCCCAAGTCTGTCGGCCTGGAGCGATTTGGCAAGCCGTCCGGCTACTACGACCGCCAGATCGCGACCTTTACCGCCGTGTCCAATGCGCAGGCGCAGGCCGTCGACGTCGAGACCAAGAAGCCCGTTGGCGAACTGCCCCACTTCATGGACATggtgcgcttcttctccaataAGGCTACCCAGCCACTCGACAGAGGCACCCTCGTGCACGGCGACTACAAGATTGACAACATGATCTTCCACAAGACAGAGCCGCGCGTCATCGGCATTCTGGACTGGGAGATGGCGACGGTCGGCCACCCCCTATCCGACTTTTGTAACCTCACTAGTCCTTACTTCCTTGACGGGACGGACCACAAGACAGAGCAGTTCCAGCCTGGGGTGGTGCCAGGCTTGCCGAGACGCGAGGACTGCTTGCGGTGGTACCGCGAGGTCGCCGGGTGGGACCCCACGCCGGATATCCCTTGGGGGGATGCGTTCTTCTCGTGGAGGAGCTCGGTGATCATGCAGGGAATCGCGGCGCGGTATGCTCTGCGCCAAGCCAGCAGTGCGCGTGCGCAAGAATACGCGCAGAAGACCGGACCCTTTGCCTTAGAGGCGTGGGAACGGGTCAAGAAGGTGCAGGAGCAGGTGCGCCAGAAGGGGAAGCTGTAG
- a CDS encoding dUTP diphosphatase, whose product MPSQLNSAVRVHRQTRLTNTCIFLLGQLATLLDKYTAISLSSIHLTISTQVMTKETTPPPQQSKAPTHEPPSLPASPLAKRTKPDSNNTANSNKMTTGTAPAVTSISQPLPPLLVKKLTESAQAPTRGSAFAAGYDLYSAKETVIPAKGKALVDTGLAIAVPEGTYGRVAPRSGLASKHFIDTGAGVIDADYRGEVKVLLFNFSDVDFTVKVGDRIAQLVLERIYTPDVMVVEELEESVRGAGGFGSTGV is encoded by the exons ATGCCAAGTCAATTAAACAGCGCGGTGCGCGTACACCGCCAGACGCGTCTAACCAACACATGCATCTTCCTACTGGGTCAATTAGCAACACTTCTGGATAAGTACACCGCGatttccctctcttccatACATCTCACAATCTCAACCCAAGTTATGACAAAGGAGACCACACCGCCGCCTCAACAGTCCAAAGCTCCTACCCACGAACCTCCCTCTCTCCCCGCCTCTCCCCTCGCCAAACGAACAAAACCCGACTCAAATAACACagccaacagcaacaagATGACCACCGGCACAGCACCCGCCGTCACCTCCATCTCTCAGCCCCTCCCTCCCCTGCTCGTCAAGAAGCTCACCGAGTCCGCCCAAGCACCTACCCGCGGGTCCGCCTTCGCTGCAGGCTACGACCTCTACAGCGCAAAGGAGACCGTCATCCCGGCCAAGGGTAAAGCCCTGGTTGACACTGGGCTTGCGATTGCTGTGCCGGAAGGGACAT ACGGCCGCGTTGCCCCCCGGAGTGGTCTTGCCTCGAAGCACTTCATTGATACCGGGGCGGGCGTCATTGACGCTGATTACCGGGGTGAAGTGAAGGTTCTGTTGTTTAATTTCTCGGATGTCGATTTTACAGTTAAGGTGGGGGATCGGATTGCGCAGCTTGTGCTTGAACGG ATCTATACGCCCGACGTGATGGTtgtggaggagttggaggagaGTGTCCGTGGAGCGGGCGGATTTGGAAGCACGGGTGTTTAA